A window of Caretta caretta isolate rCarCar2 chromosome 13, rCarCar1.hap1, whole genome shotgun sequence contains these coding sequences:
- the FNDC11 gene encoding fibronectin type III domain-containing protein 11 isoform X1, producing MGSHGSCLGLAGARAARPRRGGGGERPRDTPPGSATATMSFGTMDVYLNEIENNLQSILYNKEEDQENETWKMYMERKNIVLEFLHSDLSLHLLKRHHKRIELLKKCSYYIEILPKHLALGDQNHLMLPTTMFQLVDPWRFQRMKKLGTVQTKIQLLLLTDLLEQLEQGREELVHFLETYDMVTFLARWDLVKQKLSNLSELMDNFLAMLVPGRLYVKHRLVSDVGATKIPHIRLVLSTKMPVMFDRKESVAHEDWVSLKWFITSQQSQPEQYELRFKLLEPRTQQERIQCGIMPVTSNMCEIQNLLSDRSYRFTVKRAETYTLVYEQWCDTITLETKPYPDEGMESTMCEP from the exons ATGGGTTCCCAtggcagctgcctggggctggccgGAGCCAGGGCAGCCCGGCCCAGgagagggggcggcggggagcggcCCCGGGACACGCCGCCCGGCTCGGCCACAG CAACTATGAGTTTTGGAACCATGGATGTGTATTTGAATGAGATAGAAAACAATCTGCAGAGTATTTTGTACAACAAAGAGGAGGACCAGGAGAATGAAACCTGGAAGATGTACATGGAGAGAAAGAACATTGTGCTGGAGTTTCTGCACTCTGACTTGAGTCTCCACCTGCTGAAACGCCACCATAAGCGAATTGAACTTCTGAAAAAGTGCTCTTATTACATTGAAATTCTGCCCAAGCATTTGGCACTGGGAGACCAGAACCACCTCATGCTGCCCACCACTATGTTCCAGCTGGTTGACCCCTGGAGATTCCAGAGGATGAAGAAGTTGGGAACAGTCCAAACCAAAATCCAGCTGTTGCTCTTAACTGACCTGTTAGAACAACTGGAACAGGGGCGGGAGGAGCTGGTCCACTTCCTGGAGACCTATGACATGGTAACATTCCTCGCCAGGTGGGACTTGGTCAAGCAAAAGCTGTCAAATCTGTCTGAGCTGATGGATAATTTCCTTGCCATGCTAGTGCCAGGAAGGCTGTATGTTAAGCATCGTCTGGTGTCAGATGTTGGGGCTACCAAAATCCCACACATTAGGCTTGTTCTGAGTACCAAGATGCCAGTGATGTTTGATCGAAAGGAATCAGTGGCCCATGAGGACTGGGTGAGCCTCAAGTGGTTTATCACAAGTCAACAGTCACAGCCTGAACAGTATGAACTCAGGTTTAAGCTACTGGAGCCCCGAACCCAGCAAGAGAGGATCCAGTGTGGAATAATGCCGGTCACGTCCAACATGTGTGAAATCCAGAACCTGCTGTCTGACAGATCATACAGATTCACAGTTAAAAGGGCGGAGACTTACACACTCGTCTATGAACAGTGGTGCGATACCATCACATTGGAGACAAAACCTTACCCTGATGAAGGCATGGAGAGCACCATGTGCGAACCCTGA
- the FNDC11 gene encoding fibronectin type III domain-containing protein 11 isoform X2, which yields MSFGTMDVYLNEIENNLQSILYNKEEDQENETWKMYMERKNIVLEFLHSDLSLHLLKRHHKRIELLKKCSYYIEILPKHLALGDQNHLMLPTTMFQLVDPWRFQRMKKLGTVQTKIQLLLLTDLLEQLEQGREELVHFLETYDMVTFLARWDLVKQKLSNLSELMDNFLAMLVPGRLYVKHRLVSDVGATKIPHIRLVLSTKMPVMFDRKESVAHEDWVSLKWFITSQQSQPEQYELRFKLLEPRTQQERIQCGIMPVTSNMCEIQNLLSDRSYRFTVKRAETYTLVYEQWCDTITLETKPYPDEGMESTMCEP from the coding sequence ATGAGTTTTGGAACCATGGATGTGTATTTGAATGAGATAGAAAACAATCTGCAGAGTATTTTGTACAACAAAGAGGAGGACCAGGAGAATGAAACCTGGAAGATGTACATGGAGAGAAAGAACATTGTGCTGGAGTTTCTGCACTCTGACTTGAGTCTCCACCTGCTGAAACGCCACCATAAGCGAATTGAACTTCTGAAAAAGTGCTCTTATTACATTGAAATTCTGCCCAAGCATTTGGCACTGGGAGACCAGAACCACCTCATGCTGCCCACCACTATGTTCCAGCTGGTTGACCCCTGGAGATTCCAGAGGATGAAGAAGTTGGGAACAGTCCAAACCAAAATCCAGCTGTTGCTCTTAACTGACCTGTTAGAACAACTGGAACAGGGGCGGGAGGAGCTGGTCCACTTCCTGGAGACCTATGACATGGTAACATTCCTCGCCAGGTGGGACTTGGTCAAGCAAAAGCTGTCAAATCTGTCTGAGCTGATGGATAATTTCCTTGCCATGCTAGTGCCAGGAAGGCTGTATGTTAAGCATCGTCTGGTGTCAGATGTTGGGGCTACCAAAATCCCACACATTAGGCTTGTTCTGAGTACCAAGATGCCAGTGATGTTTGATCGAAAGGAATCAGTGGCCCATGAGGACTGGGTGAGCCTCAAGTGGTTTATCACAAGTCAACAGTCACAGCCTGAACAGTATGAACTCAGGTTTAAGCTACTGGAGCCCCGAACCCAGCAAGAGAGGATCCAGTGTGGAATAATGCCGGTCACGTCCAACATGTGTGAAATCCAGAACCTGCTGTCTGACAGATCATACAGATTCACAGTTAAAAGGGCGGAGACTTACACACTCGTCTATGAACAGTGGTGCGATACCATCACATTGGAGACAAAACCTTACCCTGATGAAGGCATGGAGAGCACCATGTGCGAACCCTGA